From a single Pyxicephalus adspersus chromosome 11, UCB_Pads_2.0, whole genome shotgun sequence genomic region:
- the LOC140340979 gene encoding galanin peptides-like has product MRNSQTLLCISFLLCAMATECFGYTLMPKDKRGWTLNSAGYLLGPHAHRTLPDKGGIPGKREIVEDLFKGGRDMYGTSLHSLDETTIQTVLEFLAYLRLKEMGALDHLALLISEESTQT; this is encoded by the exons ATGCGGAATTCACAGACTCTGTTGTGCATCTCTTTTCTTCTGTGTGCCATGGCAACTGAATGTTTTGGCTACACATTAATG CCAAAAGACAAGCGTGGATGGACCTTGAACAGTGCTGGTTATCTTCTTGGGCCTC ATGCTCATCGAACTTTGCCTGATAAGGGTGGTATACCTGGAAAGAGGGAGATAGTGGAAGACTTGTTCAAGGGTGGAAGAGACATGTATG GAACATCGCTACATTCATTAGATGAGACTACTATTCAGACTGTCCTTGAATTCCTGGCATACCTTCGCCTTAAAG AGATGGGAGCACTGGATCATTTGGCTCTGCTCATCTCAGAGGAGTCTACACAAACCTAA